Genomic DNA from Sphingobium sp. WTD-1:
CGCATGACGAGGGGCTAACGGGCCTTTGTGACGGACACAACCGCATGGAATGTGTCAAAATGTATCGCAGGGCGGGTAACGAAGCTGGCGCGATTATCCGCCAAGCCGTGCATGAATCAGAAATTCGACATTGCCCTGTGGCCCGGTGATCGGACTGGTCGTGATTCCAAGCACTTCCCAGCCCTTCTCACGGACCCAGGCAGCGACTTCGTCGCAGACGCGCTGGTGGATGGCGGGATCGCGCACTACCCCGCCCTTGCCCACTTCCTCGCGCCCTGCCTCGAACTGCGGCTTGATGAGGGCGACCAGCTGCGCGCCGGGCCGGGCGAAGCCGATCGGCTTTTCGAGCACCTTGGCCAGGCTGATGAAGCTGGCGTCGCACACGATGATGTCGACCGGCTCGGTTATATGGGCGTCGGTCAGGATGCGGGCGCTGGTCTGTTCATGGACGATGACGCGATCGTCGGAGCGCAGCTTCCAGGCGAGCTGGTTAGTGCCGCTGTCGACCGCGTAGACCTTGGCCGCGCCCTTGCTCAGCAGCACGTCGGTGAAGCCGCCGGTCGAGCTGCCGACGTCGATCGCGACAAAGCCGGTGACGTCGATGCCATATTCGTCAATCGCATGAGCGAGCTTGATGCCGCCGCGCGAGACCCAGGGATGGTCGCGCCCGCGCACGTCCATCTCGGCATCGTCGGGCACCTGCTGCCCCGCCTTCTCGACCTTCTTGTCGCCCAGATAGACCAGGCCGGCGAGAATAAGCGCCTGCGCCCGCGCCCGGCTTTCCGCAAGGCCATTGTCGACGAGCAACTGGTCGGCACGAATCTTGGCCATCAGCGCACCAGTCCGGTGAGGGTCGACGGGGTCAGTAGCTGCGGCAATGTCTGGGCCTCCTTGCCCGGTGCGTACCAGAGGTAGAGCGGCACGCCCGAACGGCCCTGCGCTTCGAGGAAGCGGGTAATCGCCGGATCGGCATTGGTCCAGTCGCCCATCATGACGGTGACGCCCGCCTTCTCGAACGCCGCGCGCACCTCCGCCCGCTCGATCGCGGCGGCCTCATTGGCCTTGCAGGTCAGGCACCAGTCGGCGGTGAAATAGAGGAAGACCGGCTTGTTCGCGGCGCGCAGCCCGTCGAGCTTTTCCGCGTCGAAGGCGACGACGGCACCTTCGCCCGCTGCCGTAACCGCTGGCGCGCGGGCAGGCAACGCCATCGCCGCACCGACCAGCAGGACCGCCGTGCCGAGGCCGACCTGCAACCAGCCGCCGCGCCCGGCCCGCTGGCGCATGCCCAGCCACCAGAGCAGCAGCACCAGCATCAGCGCCGCGCCAAGCCCAATGGTCATGCCACCGACACCGCGTTGCTGCCCCAGCAGCCAGGCAAGGCCCAGCGCCGTCAGGAACATCGGGATCGACAATATGCGCTGCAACCGGCCCATCCATGCGCCGGGACGCGGCAGGCGATTGCGCAGCGCAGGCAGATAGGCGAGCAGCAGGAAAGGCAGCGCCAGACCGAGGCCAAGGCCGGCAAAAATCGCCAGCGCCGCGCCCAAGGGCAGCACCAGCGCCGTGCCCATCGCCGCACCCATGAACGGCCCGGTGCAGGGCGTCGCGACGAGGGCAACCAGCGCCCCGGTCCAGAAGGCACCGATCATGCCGCCCTTCCCTGCCAGCTGGCCACCGCCGCCAAAGGCCGGCAGGTCGAACAGGCCAGCAAGATTGAAGGCGATCGCGCTGACGAGCAGCAGCAGCGTCAGGATGATGCGGGGGTCCTGCAACTGGAACGCCCAGCCGACCGCGCTGCCCGCGGCGCGCAGCCCAAGCAGCAGGCTACCCAAAGCCAGACAGGCCAGGATCACGCCCGCACCATAAGCCAGCGCCTCGCGCCGCGCCGCCCGTTCGTCGCCACCCGCCTTGGCCAGGCTCAGTGCCTTCAATCCCAGGATCGGGAAGACGCAGGGCATGACATTGAGCAGCAGCCCGCCCAAAATCGCCCCGCCCAGCGCCAGCAGGATCGTGCCCGCCAGCCCCTTGGGCGCGATCGCCGCGACCTCGCCGGGCTTGGCCGTGAGCAGGAAGCCGACATGGTCGCCGGTCCGCAGCACCGCCTGCGCAGCGCCGCCCTTGAAGCCCTCGCCTGCCTCGGTCTCGACCAGCAGCCGGTCGCCTTCGCGGCTGATCTTCTGCGCGGCGGCGAAGCGGGCCAGCCCGTCGCTTAGCGGGAAGAGATGAACGTCGCGCGCCTGCGCATCGGCGGGGAACGGCACCGACAGGCGCAGCTTGCCATCGACGATCTGATAGGTCGCCTCGCTGCCCAGCGGCCGGGGCAGATGGCCGCGCCAGCCATCGAAGCGCGCCTGCATCGCCGGCACGACCTTGCCATCGCCCGCCACCAGTTCCAGCGCCAGTTCGCCGCTTTCCGGCACGCATATCTTGTCCGTGCAGGCCAGCCATTCGGCCTTCACCCGGATCGGCAGATGCGTGCCGGCCGCCACGTCCGGCGCCACGCCCAGATTGGCGAGCACCGCATAGGGGCCTTCATAGACATGGTTCATCAGGCCGGAAATCAGCAGCGTCTCGGGCACCGGATAGCGCAGCGCGCCGATCGTCACGCCCTTGGGCAGGGTCCAGGTCACGGTCATGCCCAGGCCCGCATCGCCCGGATTTTCCCAATAGCCGTGCCAGCCCTTTTCCGGCTTCATGGCAAAGGCGATGGTCGTGCCCTTGCCGGGCGCGGGCGCCGCGCTTTCGGCCATCAGCTGCGCGGCGATATGCGCAGGGCCGCCACCGAATGCGGCCTGCGCCTGCACCGCCGGCGGTGCGATCGACAGCCCTGCCAGCATGGCGAGCGTCATGAATATGACTTGAAAAATCCGCATCGGGCCTCTGGTCGCGTGGATGCAAGGGGGCTAGGTCGCTCCCTATCCGCCGTCAAGGCATGAGAAGGTCATAGAATATGTTCAAAAGAGTCGCCGCCGCTTTGTTGCTTGCCACCGCCATGCCCGTCGTGGCGCAGAGCCCCGCGCCTGCAGCCGCTCCTGCACCGGCCGCCCGCAGCATTGCCGCGACTCCGCCCAAGCTGATCGTCGCCATCTCGGTCGACCAGTTTTCGGCCGACCTGTTCAGCGAATATCGCCAATATTATACCGGCGGCCTCAAGCGCCTGACCAGCGAAGGCGCGGTCTTCCCGCGCGGTTATCAGAGCCACGCCGCGACCGAGACCTGCCCCGGCCACTCGACCATCCTGACCGGCAGCCGCCCGTCGCGCACCGGCATCATCGCCAATAACTGGTTCGACCTCGACGCCAAGCGCGAGGACAAGAATCTCTATTGCGCCGAGGATGAAAGCCAGCCGGGCAGCAGCAGCGACAAATATGAAGCCTCGCCCCTGCATCTCAAGGTGCCGACGCTGGGCGGCCGGATGAAGGCGGCCAATCCCGCCACCCGCGTCGTATCGGTCGCGGGCAAGGATCGCGCCGCGATCATGATGGGTGGCGCGACCGCCGACCAGGTCTGGTGGCTCGGCGGGCCGCAGGGCTATGTCAGCTACAAGGGTGTCGCCCCCACCCCGCTCGTCACCAAGGTCAATCAGGCCTTTGCCCAGCGCCTCGCCCAGCCCAATGCCGGCTTCGAGCTGCCCGCCCAGTGCGTGTCGAAGGATTTCCCGGTCCAGGCCGGCAACCGCACCGTGGGCACCGGCCGCTTTGCGCGTGACGCGGGCGACTATAAGGGCTTCCGCATTTCGCCCGAGCAGGATGCGATGACCCTGGCCTTCGCCGCCGCCGCAATCGAGAGCATGCAGCTGGGCAAGCAGGCGCAGACCGACATCATCTCGATCGGCCTGTCGGCGACCGACTATGTCGGCCACACCTTCGGCACCGAAGGTACCGAAAGCTGCATCCAGGTCGACCGGCTCGACACCGAACTCGGCGCCTTCTTCGACAAGCTCGACAAGGACGGCATCGACTATGTCGTGGTGCTGACCGCCGACCATGGCGGCCATGACCTGCCCGAACGCCACCGCATGAACGCCATGCCGATGGAACAGCGGGTCGACATGGCGCTGACGCCCAAGGCGCTCAATGCCACCATCGCCGAGAAGGCCGGCCTGCCCGGCAAGAAGGTGATCTGGAGCGACGGCCCGTCGGGCGACATCTATTATGACAAGGGGCTGACCGCCGCGCAGCGCGCCAGGGTCGAGACCGAGGCGCTCAAATATCTGCGCGCCCATCCGCAGGTGCAGACCGTCTTCACCAAGGCGGAAATCGCCGCCACCCCCTCGCCCTCGGGCCCGCCCGAAAGCTGGAGCCTGATCCAGGAAGCGCGCGCCAGCTTCTACCCCAGCCGCTCGGGCAACCTGCTGCTGCTGCTCAAGCCGCGTGTCATGTCGATCCCCGAACAGGCGGTGAAGGGGTCGGTCGCCACCCATGGCTCGCCCTGGGATACGGACCGCCGCGTCCCGATCCTCTTCTGGCGCAAGGGCATGCAGCATTTCGAACAGCCGCTGGGCGTCGAGACGGTGGACATCCTCCCCAGCCTCGCCGCGCTGATCAAGCTGCCCGTGCCCAAGGACCAGATTGACGGCCGCTGCCTCGATCTGGTCGCCGGCAATGGCGATAGCTGCGCCGGGCAATAAGCCGGCAGCCAGCGAGATCGTCTCGCCCGATCCGGCTTCGACGCCTCCCCCCTTTGATGGTGGGAGGCGTCCTCATTCGCGCATGTGTCGATCGGCTCAGACCGCCGCATCCTTCACCGCCTTCTCCTTGCGCACCAGCCGGTCGATCGAGTCCGGCACCAGCCGCTCGGCAAAGCCCGCGATGAAAGCCAGCAACATCATCCGCAATATGTCGGCATCGTAGAAAAAGCCCAGTGCCTTAGACAATCTGGCGATGCCACCGGGCACATGGTCGGGCGCGCGCAGGACATAGGACAGCCTGCCGGTGGCCGGCGCCTCCGGCTCGGTCCTCGCGCCAGGTACGGGCTTCGAGGAGGTTTCCGGCCTTTTCGTCTCCTGCATCCTGTTGGTCGCGGCCGCGCCGCTTTCGGCTGGCAGATCAATGATCGTGCGTTGCGCCGTCAGGCTGGGAAAAAAACGCAGGTCCAGCCCCATCGCGGCGGCCGATCCGGATATCACCACCAGATAAAGGACCATGGCGAAGACGCCGCCCGCCATGATGGAGCAAGCCACGCTCTCCCGGCTGAAATTGAGCGAAACCAATTCGTTGAAGGGATCAGCAACCAGGATATTCTGCCCGCCTATATCCTGGAACTTCCGACTGATGCTGACCACTGCGCCGATCATGCCGGTCAGGAAAAGGACGGCCATCGCCGTGGGCATCCAGGGCAATTCGCGCCACCATGACCAGCGCGGCCCAGTTGTCGTGGCCAGCAGGAAGATGACGGCAATCATCAGCACAACAGCAACGCTGCGCGAGAACAACCACCATTTGACCGATGCCAATGTCTCCTCGCGGCGGCTGTTGAGAACATAGAGTTGTTGCATATAGGTGGACAGGCTCAACAGATCAGCCCGTATCTTGTCGGCATCCTCCCGCAAATCCTTGTCCATCGATGGTGGCAGCGACCCCTCATGTTCGATCAGCGCCTTTTGGGGCGCGATCCGCCGCATCCGGTCGAGCAAGACCCAGCGACGCGCCACCAGAAAATCATCCGGGATGATCGCGATCATCTGCGCATCAATCTCGACATAATGTTCGAATGCCTGGATCGGCTCGCCGCCAATCTCCGGATCACCGCCCTTAAGCCGGGCTGCCGCTGCGGCTTTGCGGGTCGCTTCGAATGACTGGTCCAGTTCCCTAATCCTGGACAGGCACTTTTCGACAGACGAC
This window encodes:
- a CDS encoding TlyA family RNA methyltransferase, with amino-acid sequence MAKIRADQLLVDNGLAESRARAQALILAGLVYLGDKKVEKAGQQVPDDAEMDVRGRDHPWVSRGGIKLAHAIDEYGIDVTGFVAIDVGSSTGGFTDVLLSKGAAKVYAVDSGTNQLAWKLRSDDRVIVHEQTSARILTDAHITEPVDIIVCDASFISLAKVLEKPIGFARPGAQLVALIKPQFEAGREEVGKGGVVRDPAIHQRVCDEVAAWVREKGWEVLGITTSPITGPQGNVEFLIHARLGG
- a CDS encoding protein-disulfide reductase DsbD domain-containing protein, with the translated sequence MRIFQVIFMTLAMLAGLSIAPPAVQAQAAFGGGPAHIAAQLMAESAAPAPGKGTTIAFAMKPEKGWHGYWENPGDAGLGMTVTWTLPKGVTIGALRYPVPETLLISGLMNHVYEGPYAVLANLGVAPDVAAGTHLPIRVKAEWLACTDKICVPESGELALELVAGDGKVVPAMQARFDGWRGHLPRPLGSEATYQIVDGKLRLSVPFPADAQARDVHLFPLSDGLARFAAAQKISREGDRLLVETEAGEGFKGGAAQAVLRTGDHVGFLLTAKPGEVAAIAPKGLAGTILLALGGAILGGLLLNVMPCVFPILGLKALSLAKAGGDERAARREALAYGAGVILACLALGSLLLGLRAAGSAVGWAFQLQDPRIILTLLLLVSAIAFNLAGLFDLPAFGGGGQLAGKGGMIGAFWTGALVALVATPCTGPFMGAAMGTALVLPLGAALAIFAGLGLGLALPFLLLAYLPALRNRLPRPGAWMGRLQRILSIPMFLTALGLAWLLGQQRGVGGMTIGLGAALMLVLLLWWLGMRQRAGRGGWLQVGLGTAVLLVGAAMALPARAPAVTAAGEGAVVAFDAEKLDGLRAANKPVFLYFTADWCLTCKANEAAAIERAEVRAAFEKAGVTVMMGDWTNADPAITRFLEAQGRSGVPLYLWYAPGKEAQTLPQLLTPSTLTGLVR
- a CDS encoding alkaline phosphatase family protein, translating into MFKRVAAALLLATAMPVVAQSPAPAAAPAPAARSIAATPPKLIVAISVDQFSADLFSEYRQYYTGGLKRLTSEGAVFPRGYQSHAATETCPGHSTILTGSRPSRTGIIANNWFDLDAKREDKNLYCAEDESQPGSSSDKYEASPLHLKVPTLGGRMKAANPATRVVSVAGKDRAAIMMGGATADQVWWLGGPQGYVSYKGVAPTPLVTKVNQAFAQRLAQPNAGFELPAQCVSKDFPVQAGNRTVGTGRFARDAGDYKGFRISPEQDAMTLAFAAAAIESMQLGKQAQTDIISIGLSATDYVGHTFGTEGTESCIQVDRLDTELGAFFDKLDKDGIDYVVVLTADHGGHDLPERHRMNAMPMEQRVDMALTPKALNATIAEKAGLPGKKVIWSDGPSGDIYYDKGLTAAQRARVETEALKYLRAHPQVQTVFTKAEIAATPSPSGPPESWSLIQEARASFYPSRSGNLLLLLKPRVMSIPEQAVKGSVATHGSPWDTDRRVPILFWRKGMQHFEQPLGVETVDILPSLAALIKLPVPKDQIDGRCLDLVAGNGDSCAGQ